Genomic window (Deinococcus yavapaiensis KR-236):
AGATCGTGCCGCCCCAGTACCTGTTGCCGCGAGGTCCCGACGTCAGCAAGGTGAAGTTGCGCACCGCGCCCTTGTCCGCCGTGAAGGCGTCGTCCTTGTCGATTTGCAAGTCGAGCTCGATCGACTCGCCTTGGTACACCGTGCGCAGGCGTCCGCCCGCTTGCCAAGTGCCGAGTTGCCCTTGCGGCAGTTGGATCACGAAGTGCCCGCTCGCGTCGGTCTTGCCGAGGGCGTTCATGTTGTAGTACAGCGTGTTGTCCGCCCAGACTTCCACGCCCGCCACGGGTTGCCCGGCGGGATTTTTCACCGTGCCCTTGAGGACGTACGGCGTCGCCTTCGTGAAGTCGTTTGTGGCCGTGGCGCCCGCGGTCGTGCTCGCCGCGCTTCCCGCGCGCTTCATGGTGAGCGCGCCCGGCCCTTTGAGGTCGTACGCGCCGATCAGCGCGCCGTTCTTGACGACCCCCGCGATCGTCACGAGGCCGTTGCGATGCTTGTACGTCAGCTTGAGGCGTTGGGCGGCGGCGTCCCACCGCCCGCCGACTTGGTACGTCTCCTTCAAGTACGTGATGGTGCCCGCGACGTTCGCGCCTTGCAACTTGAGCTGCGCGGTGAAGTCGATCATGTCGTCGAAGCGGCCCGACCACGCGCCGCTCACGACGTCGGCCGTGGCGGCGGTCGTCGTGACGGGCGCGGCGAGGGCGGCGCCGAAGGTCGCGGGGCCGAGACCTCCGAGGGAAAGGATGCCGAGCAAACTGATCGCGAGCGTGTTCTTGTTCTTCATCGTGGTTCTCCTGGCGCCCCGAAGCGAGGCGAACGTGTCCGAAGCGTACGAGGAGGACGATGACACGACGATGACGCGAAGGTGACCGTCAACGACCGTCAACGAACGTGCAGCGTCGCCAGGAAGCGGTCGAGGATCGTGAGGCGCGTGTCGTTCGTGAACGCGTCGAGAAGTTTCGTGGTCGCCGTCTTGTAAGCGTCCCATTGCGCGACGGGGCCGGTCGCAAGGACGTCGGGAAGCTCGAGCGGTTGCCGCCACGACACGAGGAACGTCCCGTCGCTCGTGAAGCCTTGAAAGGTGTACAGCAGCGCTCGATCGTCGAGCGGTCGATCGAAGCGGGTGGTAAAGGCCGTGACGTAGCGAACGCCGTGCAGGCCTCCGAAGTCGAGGTACTTCACGGCGGCGTGCACCGCTTGGTCACCGACCACGAGGGGCACGAAGGGAAAGGGACCGGGAGTCGACGACGTCGCGGCGCGTTGCTCCAGCATCTTGTGAAGTTGCTTCACATTCCACGGAACGTCCAACCAGTGAAGGTGACCGTCGTCGGCGCCGTTGGCCTGTAGAAGCTCGGCGACGTCGAACACGTCGAGGTCGCCCGAGGGCCTCGCGGGTGGGCCGAACGCGAGGGCCGCGTGCGGCGGGAGGACGGCGCCCGTCCATTCGTCCCGAGCGAGCGTTCGCTCGACGACTCGGACGGGCCGAGCGAGGATGGCGGCGTCGAAGCTCAAAGTCGCGAGGGGCGCGGCGAGTGCGCCGCTCGAACAAGCCAGCAGCAAAGGCAGGAATCGAGGCATGCCTTCACGGTACGAGCGGCTCGGTGGCCGCGGCGTGTCAACGAAGAACGGGCGCTCCATCAGGAGCGCCCGTTCTCGAGGGGGTGGTTCTCGCCGTGCTTACTTCGCGTACAAGTTCTTGTAGAACTCGTCGAAGTCATTGGTGTACGAGTCGAGCCACGCGAGGAAGTTCTCGGCGGTGAAGCCGCCCGTGATGATGTACGACGAGTCGAGGTAGATCGTGCCGTCTTTTTCCTGGTACGCCTGGCTGTACCACTCGGCGTTCCACTTCGCGAGCTTCTCGGCGAGGCCGTCGGCCTTGTCGGGCTTCTCGAAGCCGTTGTCGGCGTTGATGCGTTGGCACACGCCGTTCTTGCAGCCCGTGAAGTAGAAGTAGTAGTTGTCTCCCGCGAGCTTCACGGTGATCGAGGGCTTGGTCTTCTCGTCGCCCGCCTTGTACTCGGGCTTGTAGCCTTCGGCCTTGAGAATCGTCATGATCGACTCGGGCTTCGCTTCGTACACCGTGGCGGCGGCGAACGCGGGCGTCGCGGAGAGGGCGGAGAGCGTCACCAACATCAACGTCTTCTTCATACCTATAGTGTGCATGAAGAAGGATGATTCGTGGATGACTTCGGCTTAGTCAAGGCAGGAAGGCCGAGCGAACGGCGTCCATCAGCGGATCGCGGCTGCCGATCGGCGCGTTGGGAAGGTAGCCCTGGTTGATGTTCCAGACGATCGCGCCGCCGAGGCCCTTGGACTGCGCGAACTGCCCTTTGAGCGCGATGCTTTGGGGATCCTCGTACGACACGAAGTTGCACGCCTTCGGGCCGAGTCCCGTCTGCGACGACAGGTACGGCACCTTGGCGCCATCGTCCCACAGCTTGACGTTCGCGTTGTAGTACTGCGTCATGATGTTCGTGTAGCTCATGACGTTGTCGTCCGCGACGAGCTTCATGATGCTCGACGACTGCTTCGGCCCGGTGACGCCCGTGTAGCACGATCCGAAGAAGCCGATGCCGACGCCGAGCTTCGCGGCGGGCACGCCGACGTTGAGGTAGGCGTTCACGCTCGACTCGACGCTGCTGGGCGTCGTGGCGGAGTGGCCGCTCAAGGCGCTGGAGTGCCAAGACTGCCAACCGTCGTACACGCCGTTCATGGCGTAGCTCATGATGTTGAGTCGGTCGAAGAGCGGCGCGATGTCGGCGTAGTACGGCGTGGCGTTCCACTGCGGATACGTGGAGTTCACCCAGCCGATCGGCAGCGTCAGGATGAGGCCGGGGCGTTTGGCCTTGAGGCCCGCCGCGAGCGCTTTGAGTGGAGCTTGATCCGTGGCTTGGATGGGCTCCCAGTCGAGGTCGATGCCGTCGAAGCCGTACGAGTCGACGAGGGCGAGGAGGTTGTCGATGAACTTCGCGCGGTTCGCGTCGCTCGCCGCGCCCACGAAGCCCGAGTACTCGCCCGCGCCGCCCAGCATCAAGATGGCCTTGCGGTTGTTGGCGTGCGCTCGGCTCACCACGGACTTCGCCCAGATCGGGCCGTTCACCGTGTCGATGTCGAAGTGGGTGTTGATCGTGCCGTCCGCGTTCGGAGTGGCGCGACCGACGACGATGTGCGTCATCGCCGTCCAATTCACGGCGTCCAGCGGGTACGCGTCGCGCAGATAGCCGACGTAGTAGCCCATCACCCAGGCGTTGCCGCTCGGCGTGGGCGGCGGCGGCACGGGGTCGGTCACGGTGATGGTGAGGACGCGCGACGTCGACGCGCCCTTCGAATCCGTGACGAGCAACTTGACGTTCGTCGTGCCGGCCGTCGTGAAGCTGTACGTCTGCGTCCTCGAGGTCTTGCAGTCGCCGAAGTTGAGGTCGCCGTAGCCGTCGCCGTTGACGTCGAGGACGCACGTGAGGGCGTCTCGTTCGCGGTCGGACGCCTGCACGGTGAAGGTCGTGGTGAGCGGTGCGGAACCGCTCGTCTTCGAGGCGGTGAAGGTCGTGATGGTCGGGGCGGTGTTCGTGGCCTTGGCGGCGCTCGGGGCGAGCGTCGTCGGCTCACTGCCGCACGCGGCGAGCGCCACGAGCAGGACGGGCGTGAGGCCCAGGAAGCGGAATCGGGACATGAAACTCCTGGCGGTTCGCCCCGCAAAGGGCGCCGCTGAAACGAAGGGAAGGAACGCGGGCGCGGCGTTCGTCGACGAACCGCGCGCCGTGGCGTTCGATGAATCGCCGAGAGGACACGGCACGACGAGCGGTCGTCCGGTCGGGATCGTCACTCTTCCGGGTCGAACTCCTTTCGTGTCACCGCTTACATCTTTCATGAGAAAGAGGATCGCGGTCTGCGAAAAATTCGACGCGCCGGGGTCCTCGATCCGGCGCGACGGGTGACGGAGATTTAGGATGAAATCGCGGCTTCGAGGACCGAGCAAGCCGCCGCCGAAGGGCGTGAACGACTGGGCTGGCAGGCATCGTCGTTCACGCCACTTTAAGAAAGCAAAGTCGCAGTGATCCGAGGATGACTTTCGACGAAAAGACGGCGACCGCGCCGGGAAGGGCGCGGTCGCGGCGAACGTCGAGAAGGCGTTTCACGCGAAGCGCGCTCCACGCTTCGGGCCGCGCAGCACGGTTTCGAGTTCACGCGCGAGCAAGTCGAGAGGCAGGACTTCCAGCGCGGGCAGCAAGTCGAGGGCGCAGCGCAGCACCTCGCCCATGTCGAAGCGCGGGCGGCGCGCGACCGCCTGCAACTCGGCGTCGAGCGAAAGGGCGCGCGCTTTGGCGCACAGCGTTTCGTACACGTCTTGCGACTGGACGTCGAGCGATTCGGCGAGTTGGTTGTTCATGCTGACACGGTACTCGGGAAAGGATGATCGGCGCATGATGCCAAAGATGTAGGCCGAGCGGCCTAGGCACCACGCCGCCCGGGTTTGACATGCGCCGCCGAGCGGCGTCATGCTGCGGTCCACGGAGGAACTCTTGCCGACGCCCGAACGCCTGCTGTCCCGCCTCGACGCCATCGCCCGCGCGGTGAGCGCGCGTTCCACCGCGCTGGCCTTGCTCGCGCTCGGGTCGTGCGGCTCGGAAACCGACCGCTTGGACGAACATTCCGACTTGGACTTCTTCGTGATCGTCGAGACGGGCGCGAAGAAGGCTTGGCTGGACGACATCGCTTGGCTCGAAGGCGTGTCCACGCTCGCGTTCAGCTTTCCGAACACTTCCGTGGGACGCAAGGCGCTCTTCGAGGACGGCGTGTTCGTGGAGTACGCGGTGTTCGAGCCGCAGGAACTGACGCGAGCCGAGTACGCCTCGGGTCGCTTCGTGTGGAAGCGCGACGACTTGTCGGCTCGGTGGGCGACGGCGGCCGTGCCGCCCGTGCGTGAAGCGCCTCCCTTGGCATGGCAGGTGGGGGAGGCGCTCACGAATCTCTTGGTGGGCTTGCACCGCGACGCGCGCGGAGAACGCCTCGTCGCGACACGCTTCGTGCAGCAGTACGCCGTGGACCGCGTCTTGGCGATCGCGGCGATTCTTCAGCCGCCCGTGGACGGCGCGGCGGACGTCTTTTCACCCGAGCGGCGCTTCGAGCGGCGCTTTCCGAGCGTGGCGTCCGCCTTACCGGACATGATGCGAGGCTACGACGGCAACGCCGCCTCGGCTCTGGCGATCTTGGCGTGGTTGGAAGCGCACGCGGACGTTCCCAACTCCATGGCGCGAGAAATTCGCCGCTTGGCCGTCTCCGCGCCGTCTTGAACTCGGACCTCGTCAATTCTCGACGAGGATCTTCATCGTCATGAACGGGTGCGGACCACACTGCACGTCGTACGTCCCGACCGCGTCGAAGGTCACGGCGAAGCGTCCGCCTTTGCCAAGCGACCACGAACTCGCTTCCTTCGGGCCTTTCACGCCAAGCGCGTGCGCGGCGAGATCCATGTTCGTCCACACGACCTTCGTGCCTCGCTTCACCCGCAAAATCGGCGCGGAGAACTTGAAGCCCGAGATCGCGACGTCCACGGTGCCGCTTTGCACTTCGGGAAGCGAGGTCTCGGCCGCCGCGTGGTCGTGGTCGTGCGTGGGCGCCACTTGCCCGCGCGCGTCCAAGGCGGGGCCGCCCACCACCATGAAGTGCATGCCGCCCGGATCCACGCCGTCGTTCGTGCCGTGCGGCGGAATGTGATCGTGCAGCGGGAAGGTGCCGTCGCGGCCCTTCACGAGGACGTCGTAACGTTCGCCCGGACCGAGCAGCAAGGTGTCGGCTTGGTACGGCGCCGCCAAGTCCTGTCCGTCTTTGGCGACGACGAGGAAGGTCATGCCGTGCAAGTGCATCGAGTGCACCTCCGACCCGATGTTCATGAAGCGCAGCAAGTGCACCTCGCCGTTCGGAATCGCCAAGTCCGCGATGAACGGGTACGCGCGCCCGTTCACGAGAAAGTAGTTCGGCGTGGCGCGGTGCGGCGTCACGTCGGGATCTTGGCGGCTGTCCCACTCGTCGAGCATCAGGACGTGATCTTTCGACCACGCTTGCGGTTCGCGCGGCTCGATGACGACCGCGCCGTACATGCCCATGTCGAGGTGCAAGTTCGTCTCGACGTGGCAGTGATACATGAACGAGCCCGCCTCGGTCGCCACGAACTCGTACGTGAACGATTCGCCGGGCAGCACGGCGTGCGACGTGTGCGGCACGCCGTCCATCTCCTGCGCGAGCGAGTTGATGCCGTGCAGGTGGATGGTGTGCGCGCGACCCGTGGTGTTGCGCAAGGTGATGCGCACGAGGTCGCCGACCTTCGCGCGAATCTCCGGGCCGGGCACGCTCGGCGCGCCGCCCGGAACGCCGAAGGCCCACTGCTTGACCTTCACGCCCGGCGCGATCTCCGTTTCGATTTCGTGCACTTCGAGGGTATAGGCGCGCACCTCGCCCGTGAATTTCGTCGTGGGCACCGTTCCGTTCGCCGCGTTCACGAAGCGCTTGACGATCTCGTCTCGCGAGGGAACGTCGGCGGCGAGCGGAGCGGGAGCCAGCAGAAGCGAGGCGAGCGCGAAGCATTTCGTGAAAGGCAGCAAGGCGCGGATGTTCATGAATGTGTTCCTCGAAAAGACGGCGCGGTCGAGCGCGTGGATCGAAAGGCTCGCGACGTCACCGAGCGGGTTCCGCGAATCGAAGAACCCGTTCCGGGCCGAGAGGCGCTTGAAAAAAGGCTCGCGGGCGAGCAGGACGGTCGGCGGCGCATTCGGCAAGGGGGTCGGGCGTCCACGCGTGGACGCCCGACCCCCGTCGGCGTTACTTCACGCTGAGGTTCGTCATCATGCCGAGCATGAAGTGCGGAGCGTGTTTCGTGGCGCTCGGCAAGAAGCACGCGACGACGTAGTCACCGGCGGCGAGATCGAAGGTCACGAAGGCGCTGCGGCCCTTGGAGATCGTCTCCAACCCGCCCGCGTCCTCGAACGGAGGCTCGCCCGCTTGGCTGGGATCGGCCGCCTTGAAGAAGGCTTCGACGTCCTTCATGGTCTTGCCGGGCTTGATGCGCATCAGCATGAGGTGGTGGGTTTCCTGGCCGGCGTTCGACACTTGCCACGTGGACTTGCCTGCCTTGACGGTCGTGGGCAGTTCCACCTTGAAGTCGCGCAGCGTCGCTTGCACGTCCGCCTTGGGCAAGGCGAGGCCGTTCTTGGCGGTCGTGACGTTGAAGGTCTTGTATTGGCCGAGGTCGTACAGCGGTTTGCCTTCCTCGGAAGCGCCGAAGCCGAACACGACGTACTTGCCGCTGTCGAGGTTCGCGCCGAACTCGAAGGTGGCGCCCGGCATCACGCCGCCGCTGCCGCCCACGAAGGTCGCGACGTTGGCGATGGCGCTCATGTCCTCGCCGTGCGATGCCATCAGGGCGCCGAGGGCCGCCTTGACTTGCGCGTCGGTCGTGCCGGACTTCAGCTTGGCGACGACCGGGGTGAAGGGTGCTTGGGTGGTGTTGGCGAGGTTGAAGGTCACGAAGCCGCTGGCAAAGCTCGCGGGTCCTTGCAGCGTGAACGCGTCACCCTTGGCGCCGAGCGTGAAGACTTGGGCGGTGTGGCTGTGCTGCGCGAGGGAGGCGGCGGTGAGGGCGAGGGCGAGGGTCGTCAGGATCTTCTTGCTGTTCATGGGGGGTCTCCTTGTCGAGGTCCGAAGCTGTGGACCGCTCGATCTGGGGAGGAGTGTAAGAAGGGTACGATGGCAGGAGGATGACGAGGTGTCAGGCTCGCGCGAATCGACGAACGATTGGCGTTCGGCGACCGACACCCTGCAGTCATGGCCGTCCATTTAGCGTGAAGGCATGAACGAGGATCGTACTATCATCCGCTCGCTTCTTCCGACCTTCTTGACGGCCGCTCTTTGTGCGAGCGCGAACGCCGCCACGCTCGAAGGCTCCGTGCACGTCCCGGGAAAGCACGACGTGCGTGGAACGTGGGTCGTTTCGTGCGATCTCGACGCGCGCGGAGACTGCGTGTCGGGCTCGCAGGTCACGCAGCAGATCACGCGTCAAGACGGCAGCTCGGCGTGGTTCAAGTTCGAGAACGCGCCGACCGCGCCGCGCGGCCTCGTCGCTTGGAAGGACGTGAACGGCAACGCCACCTTGGACGTCGGCGACTTGTACGGCGCTTACACGATCGACGGAACGACCTTGGCGAAGGTGCGCGCGCCGTACGAGGGAGCGGTGATCTGGATGCGCGAGATGGACGGCGTGGCCGATCCGTTCCTTTCGGGTGAGGCGAGCGCGGCTCCGAACGCGCCCGCGAAGTTCGCGCGCGCTTCGGGCGACCTCGACGTCACGCCGCGCGGCGCCGGACGCCTCACCGGCACGGTGATCGCGCCGCTCGGGTACGACGTGAAGGGCGTCGTCGTCTTGGCGTGCCGCTTCAAGACGGACGATTGCTACGCCGCGTCGCGCGTGAACCTCGCGGGTCGGCACGCCCGCTGGCGTGTCGACGGCCTCGCGGACGAGGGGCATCAACTTCTCGCGTGGGCGGACATCAACGGCAACGGGGAAGTGGACGAGGCCGACCTCATGGGCACGTACCTCAACTCGGCGCGCGACGACTTCCAGCTCGTGAAGCCCGGCGCGGGCAACATCACCTTGTCGCTCGCGCCGATGGCGGAACTCGCCGCCGCGAGCAAGCCATCGGCGAAACGTCCGGCCGCGTCCGACGCCATCTTCAAAAACACGAGCGTCGCGAACCTCGCGGGTCGTTGGACGACACGCAACCGCGTCTCGCGCCTCTCGCAAGGCTTCACGAGCGGTGTCGTGTTCGGAGGTGCGACCGTTCAAGCGGGCTGGGATTGGACGCCGACGCAGCTCAAGCAGGACGTGGATTTGCTCATCCGGCCCGACGGGTCGTTTCGCTCCGTGACGTTCACGCAGGACTTCCAAAGCGAGAGTTGTGCGACCCTCACGACGGTGGAGCGCGTCGGCAAGGTCGTCGTGACGGGCGCGAAGCTCAGCTTCCAAGTGACGCGCGCCGCTTTTCGCGAGGTGGACACCTGCCAGCCGAGCTTCAACCGCTGGGGCGCGCTGAAGCCGTCCACGGAAACGGACCTCGCGGGCGTTCA
Coding sequences:
- a CDS encoding glycosyl hydrolase family 18 protein; this translates as MSRFRFLGLTPVLLVALAACGSEPTTLAPSAAKATNTAPTITTFTASKTSGSAPLTTTFTVQASDRERDALTCVLDVNGDGYGDLNFGDCKTSRTQTYSFTTAGTTNVKLLVTDSKGASTSRVLTITVTDPVPPPPTPSGNAWVMGYYVGYLRDAYPLDAVNWTAMTHIVVGRATPNADGTINTHFDIDTVNGPIWAKSVVSRAHANNRKAILMLGGAGEYSGFVGAASDANRAKFIDNLLALVDSYGFDGIDLDWEPIQATDQAPLKALAAGLKAKRPGLILTLPIGWVNSTYPQWNATPYYADIAPLFDRLNIMSYAMNGVYDGWQSWHSSALSGHSATTPSSVESSVNAYLNVGVPAAKLGVGIGFFGSCYTGVTGPKQSSSIMKLVADDNVMSYTNIMTQYYNANVKLWDDGAKVPYLSSQTGLGPKACNFVSYEDPQSIALKGQFAQSKGLGGAIVWNINQGYLPNAPIGSRDPLMDAVRSAFLP
- a CDS encoding YbjN domain-containing protein, producing MKKTLMLVTLSALSATPAFAAATVYEAKPESIMTILKAEGYKPEYKAGDEKTKPSITVKLAGDNYYFYFTGCKNGVCQRINADNGFEKPDKADGLAEKLAKWNAEWYSQAYQEKDGTIYLDSSYIITGGFTAENFLAWLDSYTNDFDEFYKNLYAK
- a CDS encoding carboxypeptidase-like regulatory domain-containing protein; protein product: MKNKNTLAISLLGILSLGGLGPATFGAALAAPVTTTAATADVVSGAWSGRFDDMIDFTAQLKLQGANVAGTITYLKETYQVGGRWDAAAQRLKLTYKHRNGLVTIAGVVKNGALIGAYDLKGPGALTMKRAGSAASTTAGATATNDFTKATPYVLKGTVKNPAGQPVAGVEVWADNTLYYNMNALGKTDASGHFVIQLPQGQLGTWQAGGRLRTVYQGESIELDLQIDKDDAFTADKGAVRNFTLLTSGPRGNRYWGGTIWPNDGSGYVYERVEYTLTPVGPLVDGTAGQILKRFAKGNIIPDVPLGKYKVTARYLPTDGPERDMQLKSRDADEWDSSVVITFRREPQYGLMADFDIRLPK
- a CDS encoding multicopper oxidase domain-containing protein, whose product is MNIRALLPFTKCFALASLLLAPAPLAADVPSRDEIVKRFVNAANGTVPTTKFTGEVRAYTLEVHEIETEIAPGVKVKQWAFGVPGGAPSVPGPEIRAKVGDLVRITLRNTTGRAHTIHLHGINSLAQEMDGVPHTSHAVLPGESFTYEFVATEAGSFMYHCHVETNLHLDMGMYGAVVIEPREPQAWSKDHVLMLDEWDSRQDPDVTPHRATPNYFLVNGRAYPFIADLAIPNGEVHLLRFMNIGSEVHSMHLHGMTFLVVAKDGQDLAAPYQADTLLLGPGERYDVLVKGRDGTFPLHDHIPPHGTNDGVDPGGMHFMVVGGPALDARGQVAPTHDHDHAAAETSLPEVQSGTVDVAISGFKFSAPILRVKRGTKVVWTNMDLAAHALGVKGPKEASSWSLGKGGRFAVTFDAVGTYDVQCGPHPFMTMKILVEN